One Polaribacter sp. KT25b DNA segment encodes these proteins:
- a CDS encoding nitrate reductase, whose translation MIKNEVKTTCSYCGVGCGIIVKKDINNKVFVEGDKDHPVNKGMLCSKGMNLHYVANDVSDRILYPEMRWSRSHPRERVSWDTALDRAANVFKSIIKKHGPDSVAFYVSGQSLTEEYYIANKLTKGFLGTNNIDTNSRLCMSSAVVGYKKTFGEDSVPVSYEDIELADCFLITGANPAWCHPILFRRIEKRKEENPNVKIIVIDPRRTDSANFADLHLQLTPGTDVVLYNAIARRLYKRGLIDEDFIKKHTQGFEDYRKIILDTNLKKASKICGVSEDDIEKAAEIIGLSKGFISMWAMGLNQSVIGTDKNTSLLNLSLITGQVGKPGSGPFSLTGQPNAMGGREVGGMANLLAVHKDLGNEEHRREVAQFWGVEKISPKPGLTATEMFDALERGKLKAVWIACTNPLVSMPNSHQIEKAMANSKFVVVQEISHKSDTVKYADLVLPAAAWLEKEGTMTNSERRISYLPKEIDAPGEARPDVEIFCDFAQRMGFRGFNYNSTAEIYDEYASMTKGTNIDVSFLNYDRLKNEGTFQWPVNEYRHSGTPRLFEDKKFYTSSQKAIFNVPSTIENTSVKTNQDYPLILTTGRIRDQWHTMTKTGKVSRLKTHYPKPVLEINPVDAYLNGIKDGDVTEIKSANGVVRVRAKITDAIKEGVVFLPMHWGKVLKSNLNRANNLTNTHIDPVSKEPDFKFTSVSVSKYKKAKEKIIVAGAGAAAFRFLQNYRDYNQVDEIHVFSKESNLFYNRVLLPEYITEELTWQQLLKIKNAELSNLDIHIHPETLIDKIDKETKIVTDSNGETHTFDKLILATGSRAFIPKDVQIDLPGRFTMRNKSDADEFKKYLENTGLPPEEQHVVIVGGGLLGLELAAAMKHKNVKITIVQRASRLMERQLDKISSKLLSLDVQERGIQIYFDNEVSTVFDDDETGELTINLKSGKYITANAIVYAIGTRPNIEIAKNNGIVCGRGVKVNQHLQSSHPDIFAIGEIAEFNNQLFGITSAAEEQAGILANFIAGDISESYKGSVLMNILKFNDLNLCSIGEIKVPENDNSYEEIIFTDMSKRYYKKCIVKDDLLIGAVLMGDKNEFAEFKTMIESKIEMSDKRDTLLRGSSNDVPMLGELVCSCSQVGAGNIEEAIAGGCTNFTELCNKTGAGLGCGSCKTEVREILNNAKVKV comes from the coding sequence ATGATTAAAAATGAAGTAAAAACAACGTGTTCTTATTGTGGGGTAGGTTGTGGTATTATCGTAAAAAAAGACATAAACAACAAGGTTTTTGTTGAAGGAGATAAGGATCATCCTGTAAATAAAGGAATGTTATGTTCTAAAGGAATGAATTTGCATTATGTTGCAAATGATGTTTCTGATAGAATTTTATATCCAGAAATGCGTTGGTCTCGTTCTCATCCTAGAGAAAGAGTTTCTTGGGATACAGCTTTGGATAGAGCTGCAAACGTATTTAAATCCATCATAAAAAAACACGGGCCAGATTCAGTGGCTTTCTATGTTTCTGGACAAAGTTTAACAGAAGAATATTACATCGCAAATAAATTAACCAAAGGTTTTTTAGGTACTAATAATATAGATACAAACTCTCGTTTATGTATGAGCTCTGCAGTTGTGGGGTATAAAAAAACTTTTGGAGAAGATAGTGTGCCAGTTTCTTACGAAGATATAGAATTAGCTGATTGTTTTTTAATAACAGGTGCAAATCCTGCTTGGTGTCATCCCATATTATTTAGAAGGATAGAGAAAAGAAAAGAAGAAAACCCAAATGTAAAAATTATAGTAATTGATCCTCGTAGAACAGATTCTGCAAATTTTGCAGATTTACATTTGCAACTAACTCCAGGTACAGATGTAGTTTTATATAATGCAATTGCAAGGCGTTTGTATAAAAGAGGTTTAATTGATGAAGATTTTATTAAAAAACATACTCAAGGTTTTGAAGATTATAGAAAAATAATTTTAGATACAAATCTTAAAAAAGCTTCAAAAATATGTGGAGTTTCTGAAGATGATATAGAAAAAGCAGCAGAAATTATTGGGTTATCTAAAGGCTTTATAAGTATGTGGGCAATGGGTTTAAACCAAAGTGTTATAGGTACAGATAAAAATACATCACTTTTAAATTTATCCTTAATAACAGGTCAAGTTGGTAAGCCTGGTTCAGGTCCATTTTCTTTAACAGGTCAGCCAAATGCAATGGGTGGTCGTGAAGTTGGTGGAATGGCTAACCTTTTAGCAGTTCATAAAGATTTAGGAAACGAAGAACATAGAAGGGAAGTTGCGCAGTTTTGGGGAGTAGAAAAAATATCGCCAAAACCTGGCTTAACAGCAACAGAAATGTTTGATGCTTTAGAGCGCGGAAAGTTAAAAGCGGTTTGGATAGCTTGTACAAATCCGTTAGTAAGTATGCCAAATTCACATCAAATAGAAAAAGCAATGGCAAATTCTAAGTTTGTTGTAGTACAAGAAATTTCTCATAAATCAGATACTGTAAAATATGCAGATTTGGTTTTACCAGCTGCAGCTTGGTTAGAGAAAGAAGGTACAATGACAAATTCTGAACGTAGAATATCTTATTTGCCAAAAGAAATAGATGCTCCAGGAGAAGCAAGACCAGACGTAGAAATTTTTTGTGATTTTGCACAAAGAATGGGTTTTAGAGGCTTTAATTATAATAGTACTGCAGAAATATATGATGAATATGCATCTATGACTAAAGGCACAAATATTGATGTTTCTTTTTTAAATTACGATCGTTTAAAAAATGAAGGTACTTTTCAATGGCCAGTAAATGAATATCGTCATTCTGGTACACCTCGTCTTTTTGAAGATAAAAAATTCTATACATCATCTCAAAAAGCAATTTTTAATGTTCCATCAACCATAGAAAATACATCAGTAAAAACGAATCAAGATTATCCATTAATACTTACAACAGGTCGTATTCGAGATCAATGGCACACCATGACAAAAACAGGTAAAGTATCGCGCTTAAAAACGCATTACCCAAAACCTGTTCTAGAAATTAATCCTGTTGATGCGTATTTAAATGGTATAAAAGATGGCGATGTTACAGAAATTAAAAGCGCAAATGGAGTAGTTAGAGTGCGTGCGAAAATTACAGATGCTATAAAAGAAGGTGTTGTTTTTTTACCTATGCATTGGGGTAAAGTTTTAAAAAGTAATTTAAATAGAGCAAACAATTTAACAAATACACATATAGATCCTGTTTCTAAAGAACCCGATTTTAAATTTACTTCGGTTTCAGTTTCTAAATACAAAAAAGCCAAAGAAAAAATAATTGTAGCTGGTGCAGGTGCAGCTGCTTTTCGATTTTTACAGAATTATAGAGATTATAATCAAGTTGATGAAATTCACGTGTTTTCTAAAGAATCGAATTTGTTTTATAATCGTGTTTTGTTGCCAGAATATATTACAGAAGAATTGACTTGGCAGCAATTATTAAAGATTAAAAATGCTGAATTAAGTAATTTAGACATTCATATTCATCCAGAAACTTTAATTGATAAGATTGATAAAGAAACTAAAATAGTTACAGATTCAAATGGTGAAACGCATACTTTTGATAAGTTAATTTTAGCCACTGGTAGTAGGGCTTTTATACCAAAAGATGTACAAATAGATTTACCTGGTCGTTTTACAATGCGTAATAAAAGTGATGCTGATGAATTTAAAAAATACTTAGAAAATACAGGTTTGCCTCCAGAAGAGCAACATGTAGTTATTGTGGGTGGAGGTTTATTAGGTTTAGAATTGGCTGCAGCAATGAAGCACAAGAATGTGAAAATTACAATTGTGCAAAGAGCATCAAGATTAATGGAGCGTCAATTAGATAAAATTTCTAGTAAATTATTGTCTTTGGATGTGCAAGAAAGAGGAATTCAAATTTATTTTGATAATGAAGTAAGTACTGTTTTTGATGATGATGAAACAGGTGAATTAACCATCAACCTAAAATCAGGAAAATACATTACAGCCAATGCAATTGTGTATGCAATTGGTACAAGACCAAATATAGAAATTGCAAAAAATAATGGAATTGTTTGTGGTAGAGGTGTAAAAGTAAATCAGCATTTACAATCTTCACATCCAGATATTTTTGCTATCGGAGAAATTGCAGAATTTAACAATCAATTATTTGGTATTACATCTGCAGCAGAAGAGCAAGCAGGAATTTTAGCCAATTTTATTGCAGGTGATATTAGTGAATCTTATAAAGGTTCTGTGTTAATGAATATTCTAAAATTCAATGATTTAAACCTCTGTTCAATAGGTGAAATTAAAGTGCCAGAAAACGATAATAGCTATGAGGAAATCATTTTTACAGATATGTCTAAACGATACTATAAAAAGTGTATTGTTAAAGATGATCTTTTAATTGGGGCTGTTTTAATGGGCGATAAAAACGAGTTTGCAGAATTCAAAACAATGATAGAAAGCAAAATCGAAATGTCTGATAAAAGAGATACATTATTAAGAGGTTCTTCTAATGATGTGCCAATGTTGGGTGAGCTAGTTTGTTCTTGTAGTCAAGTGGGTGCAGGTAATATAGAAGAGGCAATTGCTGGTGGTTGCACAAACTTTACAGAATTATGTAATAAAACAGGTGCTGGTTTAGGTTGTGGAAGTTGTAAAACTGAGGTAAGAGAAATTTTGAATAACGCAAAAGTAAAGGTATGA
- a CDS encoding rubredoxin has product MSKQLNRVIVKGGVLSPGELKYICESVESLGQKTISFGSRQDILLPKKVKKEDLSQFDKLRVVEADEVGIENIMSSYVCADIFPSTSWLTGDRYLYILEQFRSKSTLKINITDPKQRLVPLFTGHINFIASEHEDYWYLYIRLPGWDEIKMYPALIYSWDLDKIETTIENILKEEPETIETIFELVNDALDANNRTVDKPLEVPFYPFPYFEGMNKIGSDKYWLGLYWRNNKYDISFLKEMCELCSENKIGKISITPWKSFIVKGIPRESKLIWEKFLGKRGINVRHSMLELNWHLPVSNKDALNLKKYLVANFDQNDISTYGLTFAITNYSKASYYFTSIVVQKNKQPEMIGNFQTRDTYNLLYAKDFDPNTRQYIMHVQDVDKVELPGLLMELSQLYFDDLGSEKEDEKGAEIKKEQIELEVYQCQDCFTIYDEAYGDVTQNIAAETLFSELPINYECPLCEAPKSNFEKVVLVK; this is encoded by the coding sequence ATGAGCAAGCAATTGAATCGAGTTATTGTAAAAGGTGGTGTTTTATCTCCAGGAGAACTAAAATACATTTGCGAATCTGTAGAAAGTTTAGGTCAAAAAACGATTTCTTTTGGTTCTAGACAGGATATTTTATTGCCCAAAAAAGTTAAAAAAGAAGATTTATCTCAATTTGATAAATTACGAGTGGTAGAAGCAGACGAGGTTGGTATAGAAAATATTATGTCTTCTTATGTTTGTGCAGATATTTTTCCAAGTACTTCTTGGTTAACAGGAGATCGATACTTGTATATTTTAGAACAATTCCGATCAAAATCTACCTTAAAAATAAATATTACAGATCCAAAACAACGTTTAGTGCCTTTATTTACAGGGCATATTAATTTTATTGCTTCAGAACACGAAGATTATTGGTATTTGTACATCAGACTTCCTGGTTGGGATGAAATAAAAATGTATCCTGCTTTAATTTATTCTTGGGATTTAGATAAAATTGAAACAACAATAGAAAACATTTTAAAAGAAGAACCAGAAACTATTGAAACTATTTTCGAGTTGGTAAACGATGCTTTAGACGCAAATAATAGAACTGTTGATAAGCCTTTAGAAGTCCCTTTTTATCCTTTTCCGTATTTTGAAGGGATGAATAAAATAGGATCAGATAAATATTGGTTGGGTTTATATTGGAGAAATAATAAGTACGATATTTCTTTTCTAAAGGAAATGTGCGAATTATGTTCAGAAAATAAGATAGGTAAAATTTCAATTACACCATGGAAATCTTTTATTGTAAAAGGTATTCCAAGAGAATCTAAATTGATTTGGGAAAAATTTTTAGGTAAAAGAGGTATCAATGTTCGTCATTCAATGTTAGAGTTAAATTGGCATTTGCCAGTATCCAATAAAGATGCATTAAATTTAAAAAAATACTTAGTTGCTAATTTCGATCAAAATGATATTAGTACTTATGGATTAACATTTGCGATTACAAACTATAGCAAAGCTTCTTATTATTTTACATCTATAGTAGTTCAGAAAAATAAGCAACCAGAAATGATTGGTAATTTTCAAACAAGAGATACTTATAATTTATTGTATGCTAAAGACTTTGATCCTAATACAAGGCAATATATTATGCACGTTCAAGATGTTGATAAAGTTGAATTACCTGGTTTGTTGATGGAATTAAGTCAGTTGTATTTTGATGATTTAGGTAGTGAAAAAGAAGATGAAAAAGGCGCAGAAATTAAAAAAGAACAGATAGAATTAGAAGTGTATCAGTGTCAAGATTGTTTCACTATTTATGATGAAGCTTATGGAGATGTAACACAAAATATAGCTGCAGAAACCTTATTTTCTGAATTACCAATAAATTATGAATGCCCACTTTGCGAAGCTCCTAAAAGTAATTTTGAAAAAGTGGTATTGGTAAAATAA
- a CDS encoding Crp/Fnr family transcriptional regulator, translating to MALNQNIALKNTRKVINDFSCMSCTNANCLIKKNIYNLINPSFVDNKKSLRCKKGQQFIIEGAPVNGLFFILKGTVKVFRTGINGREQIVRFAKEGEIIGHRGFGTEEYYSIGAIALQDTILCYFSKTDLQEALLENPKFAYDMMLFYANELNRSESKVKSISQMTVRERVIDTLLYINRKFGDLRGFLNLPLSRKEYADYAGTTEEQVIRVFSLLKKEGLIIAKGKKIGITNVQALKNEISEHNYYLDS from the coding sequence TTGGCACTGAATCAAAACATAGCATTAAAAAACACAAGAAAAGTAATAAACGATTTTTCTTGTATGTCTTGTACTAATGCTAATTGTTTGATTAAAAAAAATATATATAACTTAATAAATCCTTCTTTTGTTGATAATAAAAAATCGCTCAGATGTAAAAAAGGGCAACAATTTATTATTGAAGGAGCACCTGTAAATGGCTTATTTTTTATTTTAAAAGGCACAGTAAAAGTTTTTAGAACAGGTATTAATGGTCGTGAGCAAATTGTGCGTTTTGCGAAAGAAGGTGAAATTATTGGGCATAGAGGTTTTGGTACAGAAGAGTATTATTCTATTGGAGCTATTGCCTTGCAAGATACAATTTTGTGTTATTTTTCTAAAACGGATTTACAAGAAGCTTTGTTAGAAAATCCGAAGTTTGCTTATGACATGATGTTGTTTTATGCTAACGAACTCAATAGAAGTGAATCTAAAGTAAAATCTATTTCACAAATGACGGTTCGTGAACGAGTTATAGATACTTTATTGTACATCAACAGAAAATTTGGAGATTTAAGAGGGTTCTTAAACTTGCCTTTAAGTAGAAAGGAGTATGCAGATTATGCAGGTACCACAGAAGAGCAGGTAATTCGCGTTTTTTCTTTGTTAAAAAAAGAAGGTTTAATTATTGCAAAAGGCAAAAAGATTGGTATAACAAATGTACAAGCTCTTAAAAACGAGATTAGTGAACATAATTACTATTTAGATTCATAA